The Alkalihalobacillus sp. TS-13 genomic interval CAAACTGGTCACCGATCCAGTATGATCCTCAACCTGAAGCACCAGGGTATAGGTATTGGAAAAATAATGTTGAACATGTCGTGTGGTTCGAGGACATCCGAAGCTATGTCGCAAAGTATAAACAAATGGAAGTCTATAACCTGCTCGGTGCTACCTATTGGCGACAGCGCTATCGATTCCCCCAGAACTGGGCATATCTTGCTAAGAATATCGAAGTCGTTAAATGATTTTTACGATACAGAGAAAAAAGAGCCTCCTCAAGGGGGCTCCATACAATTCGGTTAAAAACACGTTCGTGTTTTTTCATTACACTTAAAGAAAGGATAAGTGCAACTATAGCTCTGCCTGCGCCAAGGCTTGGCATTGCCAAAATTTCTTTATTGAATTCAATTGACGGGCATTTTGACATAGTCGATTTCAAAACCGAGGTCTTCGAGCATTTCGTGATCCTTTGTGCTTTCCTGGCCTGCTGTCGTCAAGTAGTCTCCGACGAATATGGAATTCGCTGCATAGAGGCCAAGTGGCTGTAAGCTTCGTAAGTTCACTTCACGTCCTCCCGAAATCCGGATTTCTTTTTTGGGATTGATGAAGCGGAACAGCGCCAGCACCTTCAAGCAATACCTCGGGTCCAACTCATGCGTTCCTTGTAATGGTGTTCCATCGATTGCATGCAGGAAGTTGACTGGGATTGAATCTGCATCCAGTACTTTCAGGCTGCGAGCGACATCGACGACTTCCTGTTTTGTTTCCTTCATGCCGACGATGACACCGGAACATGGGGAAATGCCCGCTTCTTTTGCAATATTGACAGTTGAGACTCGATCATCGTATGTATGGGAAGTCGTGATGTTATCATGATTCGTCTCCGCTGTATTCAAGTTATGATTGTAACGATCAACGCCTGCAGCTTTTAACCGGGCAGCTTGTTCAGGCTTGAGAATCCCCAAACACGCACAAATTTTCAGATCGTAATTTCCTTTGATTTCTTCAACGGCAGATACGACGGTATCAACATCGCGATTCGTCGGACCGCGGCCGCTGGCAACAATACAATAGGTCCCGACGTTCATTTTATGGGCCTGTTCTGCTCCATCCAAGAGGGTCTGTTTTTCGACCATCGGATAAGAATCGATTGGAGCTTTCGAGACGATTGACTGCGCACAATAGCCGCAGTTTTCAGGGCACAGACCTGATTTTGCATTCATGATCATATTGAGCTTCACTTTGTTACCATAGTAAGTTTTACGGATTTGGTAGGCTGCGTGAAGTAAAAGCAACAGTTCATCATCTGGAGCATCCAAAATCAATAATGCTTCCTCATCAGTAATTTCTCCTCCAGCAATGACACGTTCTACTAGGTCATTCCACTTTGTTGTCATATCTACACTCCTTTGTTATGCTGCAGATTTTTTAAAAGTACTAGAGGTTTTCGAAAGAGTACGGTGCAGCCTTGGTGCAATCAACCCTGCGCACACTGATAGAATGATATCTTTTGGTAGCGGTGCAAGCATCCAAGCCCATGCCATTTCATACGTGAAGCCTTCAGGAGCAGCGGCCCAGACTTTCATCGCCATATACATCCAGTTCGTTCCCGCTATGTAGTTGATCGCCATTCCGACTAATGCGGCAATTAAAAAGCTCTTCTTGCTAGCTTTCTTTTCAACGATTTTACCAGTGACATAGGCTACGAGAATAAAAGAAAGGATGAACCCGAATGTCGGTTTCAATACCATTCCAAATCCACCGCTGAATTGAGCGAATACAGGTGCGCCTGCCAGTCCAATCAAAGCATAGACTGCCATTGAAATCGCGCCGAGACGGCTTCCTAAAATCAAGCCTGCCAATACACTGAAAAAAGTTTGTAACGTTATCGGAACGCTGCCGATTACCAGAAGCGAGGTCAGGTTCGCGCCGACCGCCATAAGTGCTGCGAACACAGCGGCAAGTGTAATATCAATCGGTTTCAGTTTCATAAAAGTCTCCTCCAAATTCATCGTTGTCTCTCTAGTAGAATATCGGAAAGCATGAAAATATGTCAACTTTAATTTTATTAGGGTTAACAATATAAGCGGGCAAATCTCGGGAGAATTTCAGTGAGAGAAAGTCAAAGAAAGGTGAACGGTATGTGATATGGTAATTTTATTTGGAGTGTGCTTTTCTGTAGATCAGGGAACAGGTTAGTA includes:
- the bioB gene encoding biotin synthase BioB, whose translation is MTTKWNDLVERVIAGGEITDEEALLILDAPDDELLLLLHAAYQIRKTYYGNKVKLNMIMNAKSGLCPENCGYCAQSIVSKAPIDSYPMVEKQTLLDGAEQAHKMNVGTYCIVASGRGPTNRDVDTVVSAVEEIKGNYDLKICACLGILKPEQAARLKAAGVDRYNHNLNTAETNHDNITTSHTYDDRVSTVNIAKEAGISPCSGVIVGMKETKQEVVDVARSLKVLDADSIPVNFLHAIDGTPLQGTHELDPRYCLKVLALFRFINPKKEIRISGGREVNLRSLQPLGLYAANSIFVGDYLTTAGQESTKDHEMLEDLGFEIDYVKMPVN
- a CDS encoding biotin transporter BioY; this translates as MKLKPIDITLAAVFAALMAVGANLTSLLVIGSVPITLQTFFSVLAGLILGSRLGAISMAVYALIGLAGAPVFAQFSGGFGMVLKPTFGFILSFILVAYVTGKIVEKKASKKSFLIAALVGMAINYIAGTNWMYMAMKVWAAAPEGFTYEMAWAWMLAPLPKDIILSVCAGLIAPRLHRTLSKTSSTFKKSAA